GTCCAGCCATCGGTCGTTCCTGAGAAACTGGGGTGAGTTGCTCCTTTGAGCTTGTTTCCATCGGCGTCTTTGAAATCGAGAATGATGCGTCCATCGTGCCAATTCGCCTTGCCTCGCTGGAGCGAATTGACGCGCACTCGGAAACTGAGTTGCAGGGCCTCGTATTCCGGATTGATGCGGACTTCGCGGTAGACGGTGAGCATCTTGTCGATGCTGGCGGAGAAACGCAAAAAGTGATTTCCATCTTCCTCAAGCCATGTCACGCCATCAGGCGTCGGCCAATCTTGCGGCTTCTCGGCGGTACCCAACTCAAAGTTGCTGTTGGAGAGAAGTGATGTAGCCGTTTCCGCGAACACGGGCACCGGGAGCCAAAGCAGCGTAAGAAGAACGTTTAAGCGGAGTACTGAGAACATCATCGGAAACATCGTTGAGCTCAAGTTGTGACTGTTTGGAAATCGAGTCTAATTGTAATTGATGAACCGTCTGAAGGATTGTCAACTCAGTTCAATCGGTTTGGAAGAGGGAACCACTTGAAGACCCGATAGGTGGCGGGTTGCTTCGCAGTGTCTGGTTAACCGTATAGAGATCTCTCCAACATAACCCAGAGGGCGATCGCCGTTTTGTTCGGTTCGCTATGCAAGTCACAGACGCCATCTTCATGGGACCCATGATCGCGATCGGCAAAGGCACCGAAGAAGCTTGGCCAAAGCCTGGGCAACTTTCACTTGAAGAAGTCTTCATCGAAAGCGGCTTTTAGTCGACGAGCATTCGCTCAATTTATTGACGGTTCGGCGGAAGTGGTTCTTTTTGTGGCAGAACGTGAACTCTCGGATGTCACATTCAGAGGACGTCATCTCCGAGCTGAATCAGAGCGGCGTCGAGTTGCTCGATCGCCGCTTGCTCGGCAGCAGACGACGGTTGCTTGATCGGCGGAGCGGGCTTCTGCCAAATCTTGACCACCGGCCGTAATTGTCCTTCATTGGTATAGATATAGTCCCGGCTTCGGACATGACGTTTCTCGTAGTCTTGAATGTGCACCCAATCTCTTGGAGTACTTGCGTGGCCTAAAAGCTGAGACGCAAAACTACGGCCATGAATCGCTTCATCAGGCAAGGCAGCCCCGGTCAGTTCGCACAATGTGGGCATGAGATCAGTGAAGTCAACGAGGTCGTCGCACGTCGTGCCGGGAGCGACTTTCCCCGGCCAGCGGATGATCAACGGAACATGCGTGCCGCGATCTGTCATGGTGCCTTTTCCGCCAGCAATGGTTTTGTTTTCGCCCCAGTTGTTCTTGAGACGACGATCGGTCCCGTTATCGGCCAAAAAGATCAGGATCGTGTTTTCGGCAGCCGCTGAATCAGCGATCGTCTTCATGATGCGGCCGATGTTTTTATCCAGATAGCGAACCATGTCAGGGAAATAGCGAGGGTCGCCGATGCCTTCGGTATCGGAGAGTTCGTAATCCTTTTCCTTGCTGTCCGGAGTTGGGACCCATGGGTAATGCGGCAGCAGGCACGTGTAGTAGGCAAGGAAAGGCTTGCCCATCTGCGCATTGGTTTGAATGAAGTTGACCAGGAAATCAGTGTTCACATCTGGGCCGTAACGATGTTCGATCTGGTCGGCAATGATGTTGCCATCCTGGATGAAGTGCGGCTGATGATAGCGTCTGGTCTTGGCGAGCTGTTGGTCGTAGATCTGCCAGCACTGGTATGTATCGAAACCAAAGTCCTTGATCGTATTTCGCTGATGCAGAAACGAGAGTTGCCACTTTCCAGCGATCGCCGTGGTGTACCCCGATGCTTTGAGTTGCCGAGCGAAGCTGGGGTGGCTGGTTCGCAGGTAGAGGTCGGCGTGCTCTTTCTCGCGCCAGATCACTTGCTTCACGCCATGCTGAAAGGAGTATCGCCCGGTTAAGAGAGTCGCACGCGAGGGCGAACACGTTGGGTTGGAAAAGCAATGTGTAAACCGCATGCCTTGGGTGGCGAGCTTGTCGATATGAGGAGTCTGGTGCGACCGTCCGCCATACGTCGACAGACATTCGATACCGAGATCATCAGCAAGAATGATGACGACATTTGGCGGCTGCTTCGCAGGTTCATTCGCTCGTGAGAACTCACTAGTTTGCAGCGCAAACGTGCACCAACAAAGAGTTAGCGTTTTGAGCGTATTTTTGTACATGGGCGGGTCTTCGTTTTCGCAATCGAAAGGAACTAGTTCTGCAACTTCTGGCCACTTGCAAGTAGTTGCTCTCGCAGCTTGTTGTAAGGCATGTCTTGCACTGTTGCCTTTGCATCGATCGCCTTGGAGGCAGCGGCACCTGCGCTTTGGCCGAGAATCATGAAAACCGGTTCCATGCGGATCGAGCCATAGGCGGCGTGGGTGGATGACAGAGTGACGGGCACCAACAGGTTCTCGCACTCACGCCTGCTTGGCACGATCGAACGGTACGCAACGGGATAGGGCGTGGGGCATGACTTGCCGAATCCGCCTTCGTTACGGACGGTTGTTTTGCCGTCGCGCACGACAACCACGCGTTGGCAGAAGTGTGAATCCATCGCGTACGAAGCGAGTCCGACCGAGTCCTCTGCGATGCGTCTTCCCTCGCAGTTGTCTTGGTTCATGATGTAGTCCGAGACCATCCGCCTGCCTTCGCGGACATAGAGTTCGTGGGGCCAGTGGCCTGTGCTCTTGAACTCATTGGGATCCAGTCCGAACGTATTGACGCGTTGCTGCAGCGGCTTGGGGATACTTGGGTCGTTGGCCAGGAAATACATCATGCCGACCTGGTAGTTGATGTGATCTTGAAAGATTTTTTCACGCAACTCGTACAGCGCGGCCATGGGCATCGGCAATCCTCGGCGTGGCTCGGGCAGTTCATCGAAAGAGCCAGGGAGGTAGGTGCCATCGGGCCACGGATAGTTGCCGCCAACGTAATCGCTGGAGAAGCTCCCCGCGTTGTTGGAGTCGCCACGACGCATCTGCACCGGGCCGTCGGTCATTGGCTTGACGGTGTAGTTCAGTGTCCACGTGATGTTGGCATCGAAGTTCAGAAAGCGTGCCAGTAATGCATATCGACCTGCGTCGTAGCGTTTGGGTTGAGGGAAGGGGATCTTGCTGTCTTTGTTTGTCAAGATCATGCGGAAGTTGTAAGCCTGGACCTTGTAGTCGCCTTGTCCAGGCTTGCCGGCGGGCTCGATCGCGATCTCCGGGAGGAGGCCCGAGTTCAGGTCACCAGGTTGGGCGAACGGGCTGATGGGCAGATCGCAGAACTGGTACACACCTTTCCATGATTCCGCCTGCCATTGTCCAGCGAGCGATTCGTGAAACGCGGACCTTGGCTCGCGGCCGACCCGGTAGGAGACGCCTGCGGCCGCGTACAAGTCTCCTTCGTAGGTCGCATCGACAAACATCTTCGCGACGATCGTCTCGCCAGTCATTAACGAGATGGATTGGATCCGCTTGTCGCTGGCCTCAGCGGACTCCAACGGCCGGCGAAGCAGTACCGTAACGCCGGCTTCTTTTAGCATCTCAAGAAACTTAGTCTCGGCCTCATAAGAGCTGAAATTAGTTATCGTACCCATTCGGTTGTAAAACTCGCGAGCCAAGCCACCGACGGATGTGTTCGTGCCAATGTCGGTCGCTGTCAGACCACCTGTGGTCAGGCCGCCGACATGGACGCCGAACGAAATGAGTACGACTTTCTTGTCCATCCGCGCCGCCTGAATTGCGGCCGTGATTCCACCCGGCGTGCTGCCGTAGACAGCGACATCGAACGTGAGGCGTTGGGCCTCGGTGCGTTCAACCGGCGCGTAGTATCGCGGCAGTGATTCTGCGAAGGCTGTGGCTGGCTCTGTCGCTGGACAGGTGCCGACGAATGACGCTGCGGTGAATGCGAGAAGAAGGAAACATAGTCGCTTGATCATGACGAGACTTTCTCGGTATTGGTTGCTGTCTTCTGCCTCATCGTAATCTTCCAGTTGTCGTGAACCAATCAGACTGCCGATTGTCGCTGCTCCAGCAAAGCAAGTGGCGATAGCAGCACGGCGGCGGGGATTCCGAAAGCTGCGCCGTAGAGACCACCCTGCCACATCCATCGGATACTTCCGGGTGGCAGGACCTCGGCCGTGGAAATCGCAAAGAAGCAGGCCACTACTGCGCCAATGCCACTGGCAATCAACGAGATAGGCCAACCAGCTTTCCATCGCATCAGACAAGCGAACAAGACAGAGACATTCAATCCGATCGCGATCCCAGGCAATCCGCGAGCGAGTGGCCATGAAGCTAGGCCGGTCAACAATACCACCGCCAAGCCAATAGTCGTCGCAAGCATTGGACCGAACAGAATCAGCCATTTCTTCATTGTTGAATTTCTGATCATCTGATTAGAGAGCCTTCCTAACGCTCAATCTTGCGAAGTTTCTGGTTAACCCTACCGAGTTCTCTCCTACATAACCCTGAGGGCGGGAAAGTTTTGTTCGGTTTGCTAGGGATTGATTTGAGGAGGAAGGGTTATATGGCGCCCGACTATATCCAGCCCGCGGTTCAAGTGCGGAAAGTGGCGAAATTGCTGGAGTTGGTAACGATTCGGGTCAAACGCGGCGAAATTCCAGAGACTTCGGAAAGTTCTCGCGAGATTGAGGAAACGGGACTTGAGATCTCTCCGCCGTCAGTGATCACTGTGTCTCGCGGCGACTGTTTTGCTGGCGGGAAATGGTCCGCAGGTGGAGTCTCAAACAGTAACCTTCGTCGGCATCAATCGCCTGCAAGGCGAGGTGTTCGATGTTCAGCGTAGCGATCTGACAGTATGTAAGTTGAGCGTCGCAAGACTCGGCAAGTCATTGATGCCGTTGTTTGGTGGGCGTGCGGAAAGTCTGTCCATTGATCCCAATGGATGCGTACAGAAATTAGGCCGTTTGTCACCGCAGTTTGCGTCGACGACGGTTCACTTCTGCGCTCGCACGGATCAAACGTCACTCATCGAAACGGCAATGAGTGTCGGTACGCAGACTGTGCTTCTGGTACCCTCGCTCGCTGGGGTTCGCGTCGACCTCGGCTCGATCGAACGGACGTTCGAGGTAACGATCATCGCTGCTGATGAAATCTACTTCGACGAAATCTACTTCGACGAAAACGGAACGATCGTAGCGAGCGCGGCCGCGATGGAAGAATTCCGTTTTCGCTTGGGGCTTGGCGAAGATTCACCACCAAACGCGTTCCGCATGACGGACGACCATTGGGAGATCTGTTTCCAGAAGACCCGGTTCGTGCTCTCCGACGCGATTGGCATGTAGTATCTCGCTGAATTCTTATCGCGTCCAGGGAAAGTACTGAATCCCGTCGAACTCGAAAACGCTCGCACAGGGATCGCGGCCCGGTCCTCCACTAGTGGTATGGGCGAAGCTTTCGACGAAGAAGCGCGCCGCGACTACAAACGTCGGCTGGCGGACCTCGGTGCTCGCATCGCGGAATCTGAGCGCAACAACGATGCAGGGACGCTTGAAACGCTGCAGTCCGAACAGTACGAAATTCTCGCGCAACTTCAGAGGGACTCAGGCATGAACGGCAAGACGCGCGTGCTCCCCGACGAATCCAAGGCACGTAAGAATGTCCGGCAAGCAGTCAACCGCGACATCAAACGCATTGCCGAGCATCATCTTGATCTGGCTGAGCATTTGAAGTTCGCGTTTAAAGGCAATGCAATGTGTTACTCTCCCGATGATGTCCCCGCTTGGGAAGGCTAAGCATCCAATAGTAAGATCTCGTCAACTCACCTTGTGTCATTTCCGTTTACGGGCGTAAACTGTTTACATCTGTCATCGGAAAAGGAAAACTTATGCAGCTATCAGACGCGGAATGGATCGTAATGAATCTCATTTGGGATTCGGGTCCAACGGAAGCAAGCGAAGTCATCGCGGCGCTCGGATCGGACAACGGTTGGTCCGACGCGACTGTCAAAACCATGCTTCACCGATTGGTGAAGAAGGGTGCATTGACGACCGAGCAAATCGGTAAGAAATATCGCTACACCGTCGCGGTGCGTCGCGGCGCCTGTGTCCGCAAAGCAAGTCGTTCATTTTTGGACGTCGTCTTCGGTGGGGATGCCGCACCGGCTCTTCTGCATCTGGTGAAAACGTCCAAGTTGAGCGAAGACGAATTGTCTCAATTGCGTGAACTGTTGGATTCCAAAACGAAGAACTCTCAAAACAAGGGATCAAAGGAATGATCGAACAAATTGCTGAACCGTGCGTTGAAGTGACCTATCTCGCATTTCTTGCCAGTTGGCGAGCGTTGCCTGTTTTTGCGATCGTCGCCGTTTTGGCGATGGTGCTCCGCAACCGATTGCCAGCACGCTACCTGTGCTGGCTTTGGCTGATCGTGATCGCAAGGTTGTTGCTGCCTTTTTCGGTCGAATCGACGGTTGCGATCAGTTCCATCGCTGACAAACCTGCACGAACGCTGGTTTCGGGCGATGAAGAAGTCGCGGTAGATTCAGTTGGCTTCGATACATTTACCTACGAAGACGACGACGGGAAGTCCGTGACGGTTGCACTCCTGCCACCCGGTGCTACCGCTGAGGAACAGGCTGCGGCGGATGCCTATGTGTCGAAGATCAGCTCGGAGGAGTTGGCTTTGAGTGCGTCTAACGCGTCACAGCAACAGTACAACCAAGTGAACGCAATTGAATCTCCGTCTGCAAAGCCGGATACGTTACTGGAGTTCATCGCCTACTCAATAGTCCTCGCCTTACCGGCCATTGGGGTTGTGTTGCTACTTCGGAGCTTCGCATCACATGTTCGTTTCGCGTTGGCATTGCGGACGCTTCCACTCGTTAACGATCGAGCGACAATCGACTGTCTGTTGAGGGTTTGTGACGAGCTCGGTGTAGGACGGCGACCCAAGCTGAAGGAAGTTCCGTCGCTTCATGCACCGGCCATGTTTGGGGTGTTTCGGCCAGTTATCTGCCTTCCTACCCGATGGCGAGAAAGGCTGACAACAAAACAGCTCGAATGGGTGTTTCGTCACGAGGTCGCTCACGTCAAAGGTCGGGACGGTTTGCTGCTTTCGATGGCGACTTTGGCGAGATCGCTGCATTGGTTCAACCCTTTGTCTTGGATTGCGGTTGCCAAGCTTCAGTACAGCATGGAGAGAGCCGCCGATGAACTCGTGACGCTCCACTTGAATGAGACGCAGGTTCGCGAATATGGCGAACTCCTGCTTCAATTTGCTGCCGGCCAACCATCGCCGCGCACGCGCCCAACAATCGGGCTTCTCGCGATGGCGGCACCGAAAGGTCTCGGGCAGCGAATCGAATCGTTAGGAACGCCAGTTCGTAGTAGAAGTTGGCTTCGAGAATTGGTGGCAATTTCTGCGATCGGCATGGTTGCCATCTGTGGATTGACCGACGCCAAACCAATCGAAACGCCTGTGGTGAAGCCACGACCCGTTCCAAATTTCGAGGTTGCGTTGTCCGGAGGTGACTGGAAACGCCCTGACGATTTAATCCAGTCTCCAACTGTCCCGGACACTCGAGTCGTATCCATCAATGTCGAAAAAGCACTGCGAAAAGCGAAGGAACTTGAGCCGCGAATTGATGCGGAGCGATTTGTGCTCAACTATTTCGCGATGTACCCGGTGACTTCAGATCAGCGTGCCGATGCGATAATCACTGACGGCATGATGACCGTCGAGGTAACGAAACCGCAAGAAACGCTGATAAAGCAAATGCTGTCGGCATTCGAGAAGTCGGGGCTCTGGCAGATCGTCACCGAGCTTCGAGTAATCGACACCAACATTAAACTACTGGATCAATTTGATTGGTCGACGTCCGAGACGACAGCACGCGTCGCGCGACTCGATCGCGCACCCGTGCTGGACAATCCAGAACTCTGGCCGGAAGCAACGCTCTCGTTCAATGCTTTGGGTTTGTCGCCGAGCACGAACGAAAACTACAGAATTGAGCAATCTGCCTCGATGCCGATTCGCGCCGCCAAAATCAGTCGGCTGCAAAGCGAACGATTCATTCGTCAACTGCAACTCGACAGTCGCTCGAACCTCATGCAAGCTCCCAAGGTCACGATGTTCAACGGCCAATGTGCCGTCATCAGCGATGTTTACCAACGACCATTCGTCACCGATGTGTGGGAGATTGCTGGTGACAAAGCTACGGCGATTCAGCCAAAGATTTCTGTTTTTGAGGACGGTTGGAAATTCTTATTGAAAACGACCGTTTCTTCGGATGAGGACGTAAAGTTGCAAATGGTCTTAACTCAAGCGAGTGTTGAAGGTGTAAAGCTCGCGAGCCTCCCGAATTCGCGTAGCAATGATCCGGACCAACGAGTGACCATCCAAGTACCAACGGTCAAGTCGGATTCAATCGCCGTGGAAAGCATGCTGAAAGAGTCGGAAGCGTTGCTAGTGTTCTCGCCCAAACCGTATTCGAGTGAGTCTGATGAGGACGATAACAAGAGCAACTTTGGCATTGGTCAAGTATTCATGATCCGTACGCAACTCATCTCAGATCACGAATTCCTGAAGGGCTTCGTCCCCGAGCAAGATGATGATTGATAGGCACGATGTCTTCATTTGCGTGTTAGGCAATGCACATCATGTAGAAACCCAGCGAGCCCACGGCAGAAATTAGCGTGACGAGCAGCAAGTAAGCGATCGTTCGTTTTGGACCGAGACGAATCATCCAAATCCCAATCACGAGCTCGAGTGCAGTCAGCAAAAACGCCAGCCATTGCGACTCTTGGAAATGTTGTCCGAAAACTTGACTTAGCAATGCCGCCGGAAGAAAGGCTGGCATTCCTGCAATCATGACTACCAGAGCCGGCAAAATTCGGTCGAGTTCGTCGTACCCAACCACCCAGGCATACGGCAGGATCATGCACGCAATCAATGCCGATCCGGCCATGCGATGCTGTGGATTTCTAACGCAGAACGCAATGAAGTAAGCGAACGCGCCGGCGCAAGCGATCCCACTCACCACGATTGGGAACTTGGCGAGCAGCGGAATCGCCACCGCAACACCGGCGGTAATCATCAGCAAAGTGCGAACCGAGAATCGCATCGGCGTACGTGGAGCGTCGTTCGCCGACTTGCTCGTGATTGGCAACCATGGCAGAGCAATACAAAACGCCGCGGACGCAATCGCCGACCAAAGCGGCACCTTCCACAGCAGCGGCGACGGCCGGCTCTGGTCGGAGTCCGTCCACGCGTAGAACCCTGGAATAAACCAGCCGATGAGCAAGCTCGCCGCAATGTAAAGCGGGAAGATCGGTGTTCGCGATGTCAGCTTGGAAATTTCCATACTTCTTCGAGAGCCTGTTTTGGCTCGACCACTGCGCCCTTTCAAAAAACAACAAAATTCCGAACGACTCACGCCATGTGCCAAAGACTCACGTCATGAGTCGCCGTGACTCCAGCTGAGAGATTCGCCTTCGAGCTGATCCCGCTGGCCCGTGTACTTCTACGAATCGCTGTCGAAGCGAATGCTCACGAACGGCTTTTTCGCACGCCTCAACATCATCGACGTCGGCAAACGTGGCTCAGGCCAATCGCCTGGGTCTGCACGCGACCTGCCCGAGGAGATCCTGGACATTGCAAAGTGGTGGGCCGAATTCGAGCCTGGCACGGGCAATTTCCTGAACTTCCATCCCAAGCCGCTCGTGTTGCAAGCCACGCCAGACGCAGCCGAAGCGATCGACAAACTGCGGTTGATGACTGAGCATGAATACAACACCGCGGAAGAGGCACTCGATGAAGTCGCTCGTACGGCATGGAGTCGTACGTGCGAACACGCCAAGAAGCTGGCGTTGATCTATGCGTGCAGCGAGAACCACATCGAACCGCTCATCGGTTTGCCGGCCGTCGAGTGGGCTACTGAGTTCGCGATGCATCAAACGCGTCGGCAACTGTATCTCGCGTCCGTCCACGTCGCCGAGAATCCGTTTCATGCCGAGTGCCTGAAGCTGCTTAAACGACTCGGCGAGCAACCCGACCAGCGAATGCAACGACAACACATTCTCAAGTACATGAAGTGCAAAGCCGCCGACTTGGACCAGATCATTTTGACGCTGGTGCAACAAGGCGAGATCGAACCCATCACCATGCCAACCGCCACGAAGACCGCGAGTGGCTTCCAGCGAGTGGTTGCCGAATGAAATCTTCACCGCCGCTTCCCAATCCTTCCCCAAAAAGAGAAGGATTCGACCTGAAAGCAACGAATCGTTCCCAAACCTTCCCGTGCGTTGGGGAAGGATTCGAGGGAAGGATTGAACTGACTGACCGCCGGCAAGACGTTTAGGTACTGCCGGCCGATCGTGTATCTGGTCAGGGCCACGGGAACAGCAGCCTTATTGGACACAGTTTGTTCTATTTGTCCGAACGAAACATGTCACGCTAGTGAAAAGCACCACACAGCGTAAAATGCCAAGAAAAGGAATTCCATAAGCTTGCCCGAAACATTGAATCCAACCGTCTACGTCATCGCCGGCCCGAATGGTGCCGGCAAGACGACATTCGCGAAGCAATACCTGTCTCGGTTCGCCAATTGCGACGAGTTTGTAAACGCGGATCTCATTGCTGCTGAGCTTTCACCCACGGATCCAGATTCTCAGGCATTGATTGCCGGACGGATGATGCTGGATAAAATCGAAGAACTGGCCCAGCACCGGGGCACCTTCAGTTTTGAAACAACTCTCGCCGGACGATCGCATGCCGCGCGGATTCGACGCCTGAGAGCCAACTTTGGTTATGATGTAAAATTGGTGTTTGTTTGGTTGCCCAGCCCTGAGTTGGCCGTGCTGCGAGTGGCCGGGCGTGTCCAACAGGGCGGCCACAATATTCCTGAAGCGACAATCCGGCGACGCTATCGACAAGGCATTGCGAATTTTGCAAAGCTATACACCCCAATCGTTGATGGTTGGATTGTTTTCGACGGGGCCGAGTCGCCGCCAACCGAGATCATGCGTTTTGAAAGCCAAGAACTGCTCATCTCTGATGACGCCCATTTTGAATTCCTCAATCAAACAACGCAGGAGATGATGCCATGATCCGTGACAATCAAAGTGAATTTTCTAAGCGAACGAACGCTGCGATGAAAGAGACTCGGAAGGTTGTTGTTGACCGTGCTCGAAAACACAATACGCCAATTGTCCTTTGGCGAGAGGGTAAGGTTGTTGAACTCGATCCGTTCTCGCCAGAGTTCGACGAACCGAACGACGAAACGCCTGCAGCCGACAATAAGTAGACAGGCGACTTCCGAAAACACACCCACCCAACCAAACATCTAACCAACCGCCCAACGACCGAACCCTTTCCATTTCTCTTCTCCTTGGAAAGGACGCTGCCATGCAGGTCACTGTGTTGTCGATTGCTAACGCGGGTGGTCGCTTGATCGCTGTAAAAAGCCTTACGAAAACAACCCTCGCATCAATGACGACGCCGTTGATGCCGTCATCCTCTCGATCAACGAGTTTGGATTTCGCCAGCCAATCGTTTTGGATACCCACGGTGTCATCATCGTCGGCCATACACGGTTCAAAGCCGCGAAAAAACTAGGTCTGACCGAAGTGCCCGTTCACGTCGCAACGGACCTTGAACCCGAAGCGGTCAAGGCATATCGGATCGCCGATAACCGAACCGGCGAGAACGCCGAATGGGATTGGGACCTGCTGCCCATCGAAATCGGCGAACTCCAACAATCCGGTTTCGATTGCGAGTTGCTTGGGTTCAACGATGACGAACTTGCCAAGCTGCTCGATCCCGGCGTCACGCAAGGTCTGGCCGATCCCGAGGACGTGCCGGAGCCTCCGGACGAAGCAGTAACGCAACTCGGCGATGTTTGGATCCTTGGCGATCACTGATTGCTTTGCGGTGATTCGTCGCAAACCGACGACGTCGATCGCTTGCTCGCCGGCGTGAAAATTCATATGGTGAATACCGATCTACCGTACAACGTCAACGTCGACGTCAACGTCAACGTCGAACCGCGAAGCAAGAACGCGATCGCGGCGGGCAACAGTTCGTTCCCCGCCGGCGGTGCATCGTCCAGTCCCTTCAGCGAATACAAACGCCGACCCGGCGATCGCGTCGGACTCAACTGGCGAGTCCCCTCGGTTCACGGTAAACGAGCCATTCGCCACGTCATCTACGACATGAACTGGTGGAAGTCCTTCACCCACGCTCGACTCGCCGTCGCGATGGGCGATCGAGGTTGCCTGTCAGTCTTCGGCGACCGCGCCGAGCAACACCGCATGTTCGCCAAACAAATCACCGCCGAGTACTTCATCAAAACCGAAGGCCGCGGCCGAACCGTCGACGAATGGAAAGCCCGCCCCGAACAACCCGAC
The Rubripirellula reticaptiva DNA segment above includes these coding regions:
- a CDS encoding FAD-dependent oxidoreductase, with protein sequence MIKRLCFLLLAFTAASFVGTCPATEPATAFAESLPRYYAPVERTEAQRLTFDVAVYGSTPGGITAAIQAARMDKKVVLISFGVHVGGLTTGGLTATDIGTNTSVGGLAREFYNRMGTITNFSSYEAETKFLEMLKEAGVTVLLRRPLESAEASDKRIQSISLMTGETIVAKMFVDATYEGDLYAAAGVSYRVGREPRSAFHESLAGQWQAESWKGVYQFCDLPISPFAQPGDLNSGLLPEIAIEPAGKPGQGDYKVQAYNFRMILTNKDSKIPFPQPKRYDAGRYALLARFLNFDANITWTLNYTVKPMTDGPVQMRRGDSNNAGSFSSDYVGGNYPWPDGTYLPGSFDELPEPRRGLPMPMAALYELREKIFQDHINYQVGMMYFLANDPSIPKPLQQRVNTFGLDPNEFKSTGHWPHELYVREGRRMVSDYIMNQDNCEGRRIAEDSVGLASYAMDSHFCQRVVVVRDGKTTVRNEGGFGKSCPTPYPVAYRSIVPSRRECENLLVPVTLSSTHAAYGSIRMEPVFMILGQSAGAAASKAIDAKATVQDMPYNKLREQLLASGQKLQN
- a CDS encoding M56 family metallopeptidase, coding for MIEQIAEPCVEVTYLAFLASWRALPVFAIVAVLAMVLRNRLPARYLCWLWLIVIARLLLPFSVESTVAISSIADKPARTLVSGDEEVAVDSVGFDTFTYEDDDGKSVTVALLPPGATAEEQAAADAYVSKISSEELALSASNASQQQYNQVNAIESPSAKPDTLLEFIAYSIVLALPAIGVVLLLRSFASHVRFALALRTLPLVNDRATIDCLLRVCDELGVGRRPKLKEVPSLHAPAMFGVFRPVICLPTRWRERLTTKQLEWVFRHEVAHVKGRDGLLLSMATLARSLHWFNPLSWIAVAKLQYSMERAADELVTLHLNETQVREYGELLLQFAAGQPSPRTRPTIGLLAMAAPKGLGQRIESLGTPVRSRSWLRELVAISAIGMVAICGLTDAKPIETPVVKPRPVPNFEVALSGGDWKRPDDLIQSPTVPDTRVVSINVEKALRKAKELEPRIDAERFVLNYFAMYPVTSDQRADAIITDGMMTVEVTKPQETLIKQMLSAFEKSGLWQIVTELRVIDTNIKLLDQFDWSTSETTARVARLDRAPVLDNPELWPEATLSFNALGLSPSTNENYRIEQSASMPIRAAKISRLQSERFIRQLQLDSRSNLMQAPKVTMFNGQCAVISDVYQRPFVTDVWEIAGDKATAIQPKISVFEDGWKFLLKTTVSSDEDVKLQMVLTQASVEGVKLASLPNSRSNDPDQRVTIQVPTVKSDSIAVESMLKESEALLVFSPKPYSSESDEDDNKSNFGIGQVFMIRTQLISDHEFLKGFVPEQDDD
- a CDS encoding BlaI/MecI/CopY family transcriptional regulator, which produces MQLSDAEWIVMNLIWDSGPTEASEVIAALGSDNGWSDATVKTMLHRLVKKGALTTEQIGKKYRYTVAVRRGACVRKASRSFLDVVFGGDAAPALLHLVKTSKLSEDELSQLRELLDSKTKNSQNKGSKE
- a CDS encoding terminase gpA endonuclease subunit is translated as MNTDLPYNVNVDVNVNVEPRSKNAIAAGNSSFPAGGASSSPFSEYKRRPGDRVGLNWRVPSVHGKRAIRHVIYDMNWWKSFTHARLAVAMGDRGCLSVFGDRAEQHRMFAKQITAEYFIKTEGRGRTVDEWKARPEQPDNHWLDCLVGTAVAASMQGAILFGTDLLASLKRERVSFKDLQRRKKI
- a CDS encoding AAA family ATPase; translated protein: MPETLNPTVYVIAGPNGAGKTTFAKQYLSRFANCDEFVNADLIAAELSPTDPDSQALIAGRMMLDKIEELAQHRGTFSFETTLAGRSHAARIRRLRANFGYDVKLVFVWLPSPELAVLRVAGRVQQGGHNIPEATIRRRYRQGIANFAKLYTPIVDGWIVFDGAESPPTEIMRFESQELLISDDAHFEFLNQTTQEMMP
- a CDS encoding sulfatase-like hydrolase/transferase, with amino-acid sequence MYKNTLKTLTLCWCTFALQTSEFSRANEPAKQPPNVVIILADDLGIECLSTYGGRSHQTPHIDKLATQGMRFTHCFSNPTCSPSRATLLTGRYSFQHGVKQVIWREKEHADLYLRTSHPSFARQLKASGYTTAIAGKWQLSFLHQRNTIKDFGFDTYQCWQIYDQQLAKTRRYHQPHFIQDGNIIADQIEHRYGPDVNTDFLVNFIQTNAQMGKPFLAYYTCLLPHYPWVPTPDSKEKDYELSDTEGIGDPRYFPDMVRYLDKNIGRIMKTIADSAAAENTILIFLADNGTDRRLKNNWGENKTIAGGKGTMTDRGTHVPLIIRWPGKVAPGTTCDDLVDFTDLMPTLCELTGAALPDEAIHGRSFASQLLGHASTPRDWVHIQDYEKRHVRSRDYIYTNEGQLRPVVKIWQKPAPPIKQPSSAAEQAAIEQLDAALIQLGDDVL